Within the Comamonadaceae bacterium OTU4NAUVB1 genome, the region GACGGCCTGCAGACCGTCCAGCTGGTGGCCGAGTACCGCGCCCTGCGCGCCAGCGTGCTGCGGCTGTGGACGCAGCACGGCGCGGCGCACGCCTCGATCGACGACGTGATCCGCTTCAACGAGGCGATCGATCAGGCCATCGCCGAGTCCGTCGAGTACTACTCGGCCGAGATGGACCAGCTGCGCAACGTCTTCCTGGGCGTGCTGGGCCACGACCTGCGGGGACCGCTCAACGCGGTGCTGCTGACCTCCGAGCTGATCTCCAAGCTGTCGAGCGAGCCGGCGATCTCGCGCCACCTGGGCGTGCTGATCCGCAGCGGCCGGCGGATGTCGGCGCTGCTGGACACGCTGCTGCACTACAACCGCTCCGCCCTGGGCCACGGCATCGCCGTGCACCGCGCCCGCGTCGACCTCGGGCGCGAATGCGCGGCCGAACTCGAACTCCTTCGCGCCGCCCTTCCCGAGGCCGTGCTGACCCTGGCCTGCGAAGGCGACCTGGTCGGCGAGGTAGACGCCTCGTCGGTGCGCGAGGCCCTGGGCAACCTGGTCCACAACGCCGTCACCTACGGCGACGCCGGCGCCATCGACCTGCGCCTCGCGGGCACGCCCGACACGCTCGTCCTGACGGTGGCCAACACCGGCCCCGAGATCCCCGCCGACCGCATCGCGCGCATGTTCGCCCCGCTCGACCGCGCCGGGCAGGACGACCGGGGCAACCGCACCAACCTCGGCCTGGGCCTGTTCATCGTCCAGAAGATCGCCGAGGCGCACGACGGCCGCGTCGAGTGCCGCAGCTCGCCACGGCGCACGGTCTTCGAGCTGACGCTGCCGAGGCGGGCGCCGGGCGATCCCTCCACGGCCTGACCCGCCTCCGTCCGGCTCCACAGGATTCCCCGCGGCCGGGGCGCGTGGAAATCGCGGGCGTCGTCCCGGGCGATCGCATGCATCGTCTGGCGCGGGTCGGGGACGGCGCTTCCGACCACGGCCTCCTGGCTGCCTGCCGT harbors:
- a CDS encoding sensor histidine kinase, which gives rise to MRLVEFISSHGEAILAEAAVYARTLPPLAHETDATLRDHFPRILEAIVADLRQRQSSADSRAKGIGQAPVDEDAPDTAAQTHGRLRAKDGLQTVQLVAEYRALRASVLRLWTQHGAAHASIDDVIRFNEAIDQAIAESVEYYSAEMDQLRNVFLGVLGHDLRGPLNAVLLTSELISKLSSEPAISRHLGVLIRSGRRMSALLDTLLHYNRSALGHGIAVHRARVDLGRECAAELELLRAALPEAVLTLACEGDLVGEVDASSVREALGNLVHNAVTYGDAGAIDLRLAGTPDTLVLTVANTGPEIPADRIARMFAPLDRAGQDDRGNRTNLGLGLFIVQKIAEAHDGRVECRSSPRRTVFELTLPRRAPGDPSTA